CATCGCGGAGCCGAGCAGCACGGGCTCCGGAGATGCCGATGCTGCAACCGTCAAGCCGGTCGTATCGGCGAGCACCTGCCGCACGAGGCGGCTCTGGGCCGCACCACCGCTGACGACGATCGTATCGATGGCGAGGCCTTTATCCTGCTGGGCGCGCACGATCTGCCGCGCGCCGTAACCAAGGCCGCACAGGCCGGCAAGATAGAGAGCAAGCAAGCTCTCCAGATCCGAGCGCATATCGAGCCCCGCAATCAGCGCACGCGCGTCGGGATCAGCGAAGGGCGCACGATTGCCGAGGAATTCGGGCACGACACTGATATCACCGACCAATTCCCTGACCATCCTTGCACCACCGCGCGCGTCAGTCTCTGAGGCGAGCCAGTCGGCGAGCGTTCGCTGGCCCTGACGGGCCGCCAGTGCCGCCTGCGCGGCATAAGGATGCATCTGCACGAGATGGTCGATGGCTGCACCGGCAACGGACTGTCCGCCCTCATTGAGCCATAGACCCGGCACCATCGCCGAAAAATAAGGTCCCCAGACGCCGGGGACGAAAACCGGGTTCGCCGTTGACGACATCGTACAGGCGGACGTTCCGAACACATAGGCCATGCGGGTGAACGCGGTCCCCGCAGCGCCGCGCGCGCCCACCGTGCCGACCCCGCCCGCATGCGCGTCGATGAGGCCTGCCGCAACTGATGTGCCCAACGTCAGGCCAAGGTCGGACGCGGCCTCCGCTGTCAGGCCGTCGGCCAGCCGCGTACCGCCGGGCACGATCTCGGTGCCGATCCGGCGAAACTGTTCGTCCGCCAGCATACCGAGACCGACTGAGCGAAAGAAGCCGGCATCCCAGCGATCTTCGTGGCCGAGATAGGTCCACTTGCACGTGACGGTGCAGGTGGAGCGGGCAAGACTCCCTGTGGCGCGCCAGGTGAGGAAATCAGTCAGGTCCATGAATTGCCAGGCGTCCGCAAAGCTGCGCGGCATGTTCTCGGCAAGCCACAGCAATTTCGGCGTCTCCATCTCGGGTGAGATCGTTCCCCCGACATAATCGAGAACTTTTGCGCCCGTGCGGTTGATCCGACGCGCCTGATCGACGGCGCGATGGTCCATCCACACGATGATGTTGCGAGCGGGATCGCCGGACGGACCCACGGCAAGCGGCGCCCCCCCACTGCCCAGCACCACCAATGAGCATGTCGCATCAAAGCCGATGCCGGCAATGCTATCAGGCGCGACGCCGGCCTTTCCGACCGCACCCCGTACGCAGCGACATACGGCGCGCCAGATGTCCTCGCTCGATTGCTCGACAATATCGCCGGCCTCGCGCCAAACCGCTATGTCGGCCTTGTCGGTGGCGAGTAGTCTGCCGGAGGCATCGAAAACCCCGGCTCTTGCACTGCCCGTACCGACGTCGATGCCAAGAAAATGACGAGTCACCGCTGAAACCCTCACCATGAAGCAACGTCCAGATCGCCGATGCGGAAGCGTTAAAGATCGTTGCTCTGGGGCAGGATCACGAGGTCGCGGATCGTGACATTTCGCGGACGGGTCAACATGAAGAGCACCGCCTGCGCCACTTCGGTCGGCTGGATCAGGCCACCCGCGGCCATCTCCGCCTCGAGCTTCTCCTTCGGCCAGTCGCTGATGAGCGCGGTCACGACAGGACCAGGCGCCACGGCGCCGACGCGCAGGCCGTATTTGGCGACCTGCCGACGCACGGTGTGGACAAAAGCCTGCACGGCATGTTTCGAGGCGGTGTAGATCGGCTCCCAGACGACAGGGACGAGACCGGCGATCGAACTGGTGACGATGATGTCACCGCTCTTGCGCTCGACCATGTGGGGCAACACCGCGTGGATGGAGCGAAACATCGCGTTGACGTTGAGATTCAGCATGCGGTCCCAGGCATCGGGGTCGCCGCCGAGCACCTCGCCACCGACATATGTGCCGGCATTGGCATGGAAGATGTCGAGCCGGCCCGCTTTCTCCAGCACCTTCGGCATCATGCCGGCCATATCGGCAGCATCGGTCAGGTCGATCCGCAGCGGGATCGCGTTGGCGCCGAGATCGGAACAGACTTTGTTCAGCGCCTCCTCCGCCCGGTCGACCAGCACAACGCGCGCGCCTGCCGCGATCATCGTCCTGGCGCATTCAAGACCAATGCCCGAGGCGGCGCCGGTGATCGCGGCGACTTTTCCTGCAAGTTCCTGGCCCACGGTCAATCCTCTCGTTTTGGTTTTTCAGGCTCGGCCATGGGAGACGCGCGAGCGTCGTGCCAGCGAGTCGACGA
This DNA window, taken from Bradyrhizobium manausense, encodes the following:
- a CDS encoding SDR family oxidoreductase; the protein is MGQELAGKVAAITGAASGIGLECARTMIAAGARVVLVDRAEEALNKVCSDLGANAIPLRIDLTDAADMAGMMPKVLEKAGRLDIFHANAGTYVGGEVLGGDPDAWDRMLNLNVNAMFRSIHAVLPHMVERKSGDIIVTSSIAGLVPVVWEPIYTASKHAVQAFVHTVRRQVAKYGLRVGAVAPGPVVTALISDWPKEKLEAEMAAGGLIQPTEVAQAVLFMLTRPRNVTIRDLVILPQSNDL
- a CDS encoding FGGY-family carbohydrate kinase, which codes for MTRHFLGIDVGTGSARAGVFDASGRLLATDKADIAVWREAGDIVEQSSEDIWRAVCRCVRGAVGKAGVAPDSIAGIGFDATCSLVVLGSGGAPLAVGPSGDPARNIIVWMDHRAVDQARRINRTGAKVLDYVGGTISPEMETPKLLWLAENMPRSFADAWQFMDLTDFLTWRATGSLARSTCTVTCKWTYLGHEDRWDAGFFRSVGLGMLADEQFRRIGTEIVPGGTRLADGLTAEAASDLGLTLGTSVAAGLIDAHAGGVGTVGARGAAGTAFTRMAYVFGTSACTMSSTANPVFVPGVWGPYFSAMVPGLWLNEGGQSVAGAAIDHLVQMHPYAAQAALAARQGQRTLADWLASETDARGGARMVRELVGDISVVPEFLGNRAPFADPDARALIAGLDMRSDLESLLALYLAGLCGLGYGARQIVRAQQDKGLAIDTIVVSGGAAQSRLVRQVLADTTGLTVAASASPEPVLLGSAMLGSVASGDHASVGAAMEAMSALGEIHSPQAALADWNDRRFAAFEALQQVGRSIRSDSR